The DNA region AAGTTTTGCTTTTCCTGTCAGTATAACCCTAACAAAGGGTGCTGAGGATTTGGCGGCTCCAGGTGGTGTGGTAGAGGTTCTCAAAACATTATTGTTGAACGTTGTCGATAACCCTGTTAAAGCCATTTATAATGCGAATTACATCGGAATTTTAGCTTGGGCAATCATACTTGGTTTGGCTTTAAGAAATGCCCCTGATTCGACAAAAACAGTAATCTCTAATTTTTCAGATGCCATAAGCAAAATTGTTACATGGGTAATCAAGTTTGCCCCATTTGGAATTATGGGTCTCGTGATTGAATCTATTACAACAAATGGGATTGAGTCACTACTAAGTTATGGAAAATTACTTGCCATTTTGATTGGATGTATGCTCTTTGTCGCACTTGTTGTTAACCCAATCATTGTTTATGCATACGTACGCCAGAACCCCTATCCACTAGTATTCACGTGTATAAGGGAAAGTGGTATTACCGCATTCTTTACACGCAGCTCGGCTGCAAACATTCCTGTAAATATGAAATTATGTGAAAAACTTGGTTTAGATAAAGATACGTATTCGGTATCGATTCCATTAGGAGCAACTGTCAATATGGCTGGTGCTGCAGTTACTATTTCTGTTTTGACCCTTGCCGCAGTTCATACACTTAATATTCCAGTGGACATCCCTACAGCAATCCTCCTTAGCGTAGTGGCAGCTATATGTGCTTGTGGTGCTTCAGGGGTTGCAGGTGGATCACTCTTATTGATTCCATTAGCTTGTAGCTTATTCGGAATCTCCAATGATGTTGCGATGCAGGTGGTTGGAGTTGGCTTTATCATTGGTGTTTTACAAGACTCCTTTGAAACGGCACTTAACTCATCAACTGACGTCCTCTTTACAGCAACAGCTGAATATAAGAAGCGCCTTAAAGAAGGAGAAAAAATAAATATCAAAAAAGTAGCTTAACAAGCGGCTTTTAATATAATAAATACAGCTAATAAAATAATCCCTTTTGTAAGGACGGTAGGATACCGTCTTACAGAAGGGGCTGCGGTAGCGCAAATTTTCGAAGCTATGAAGTGGCTTCTTGTGAATTCATTCGAATCCGATAAATAGTAATTAAGGTAGTATCTTTTTATTGAAAAAAATACGTTTCTACATTAGTAGAGACGCGGTTTTTTGAATCTGTGCCAGGTACAACAGCATTATACTATTTGTAAAATTGATTTAGATGTGAGAGGTTACCTGATATTTATAACTCAAAGAAGGTACCATTCCTAAAAGGAAGGTACTTTTTTATGTATAAAATTTCGCTGTAGAATTAATAAAATCACCGTGCACCTACCATTGATTGAAATAATCAAGCGTTACTTGTAAAAAATAGCTCAAACTCGGTAACCCTACGGCACATAGAAAGGACTACTTAAGGCTGCTTCCTTCCGGACCTGACCCGATTCATAGGTTTCCATTGCGTAGGACCAAGTTATCAACACTATTTTCACAAGGCAGACCTTGCTTCATCCAACCTCAGGTAGGATTTCAACCCCGCTATGGCGGACCTGCGGGTTAAGGGACCGCCAACTCCCCGTCTAGCACGGTATGTATAGGCTAGACTCTTGCTTATGTTTATATTAGTAATGGAAAAATTAAAGGGAAAATCCCGAACAGTTGATGAATACGGCGCATGAAATGGCTGTAAGCCAGGTTCTGTTCCTGCGTGCTCAAGCGATGCCAATCTGGCACAACAGGTG from Neobacillus sp. FSL H8-0543 includes:
- the sstT gene encoding serine/threonine transporter SstT, producing MKKLLKKWNQISLVKQIALGLIIGIILAVTIPAVAKPIVILGSLFVGALKGIAPVLVLFLVMSAIAQHQSGKQTNMKSIIYLYLLGTFLAGLIAVIVSFAFPVSITLTKGAEDLAAPGGVVEVLKTLLLNVVDNPVKAIYNANYIGILAWAIILGLALRNAPDSTKTVISNFSDAISKIVTWVIKFAPFGIMGLVIESITTNGIESLLSYGKLLAILIGCMLFVALVVNPIIVYAYVRQNPYPLVFTCIRESGITAFFTRSSAANIPVNMKLCEKLGLDKDTYSVSIPLGATVNMAGAAVTISVLTLAAVHTLNIPVDIPTAILLSVVAAICACGASGVAGGSLLLIPLACSLFGISNDVAMQVVGVGFIIGVLQDSFETALNSSTDVLFTATAEYKKRLKEGEKINIKKVA